In Silene latifolia isolate original U9 population chromosome 3, ASM4854445v1, whole genome shotgun sequence, a single window of DNA contains:
- the LOC141646654 gene encoding chromatin assembly factor 1 subunit FAS1-like isoform X1, with amino-acid sequence MADAMSIGETTSLQSKKSLKRKREKLKLEEELTLEERESRLKTLHEEKCRLIKYFNEVLSNDFGENCGISKFLSSNLNLSLNAVIAVMLEEKRCSYSKLAAEIYEKLKERDDSVSVSVSIANVRASLLFVGQRIAYGVHNADVDVLEDESESCLWCWETRDMKLLPKYLRETLKIRRVCRKKINERIIAIQDVISSLQTSKDHLFSNHTMSKAVDKLNKVLSEADIRLLMESLAQKNDSEMAEKDAKKKGTNLIKELEKNKREAEKEKKRMDRELQKEKLQSEKEKKRLQEEAERDEKRREKEVSERRKQLKRKQEEADKEQRRKEKEEAELKKQLSVKKQASIMERFLQKSRIALALHKDQAVGIVTSDADVDRREPTFESVSQLMDSALQHVNDIDVDEIRKSHMNSWHLLGHSIRSNNQHWGMRQKPKTQLFKELKLTTNGGPARDDDLCIDSIVDEWVETNPDGKSCHNNTSISSHITNKCFRRKQLLQFDKSNRPAFYGIWPKKSCVIGSRHPFTKDPDLDYEIDSDEEWEEEEPGESLSDSEKEEEENLDEVSCNGDDEEESEDGFFVPDGYLSENEGVEIDKSQSEAGDAITYSSPSRKPEAESEEWSAWTRQRKYLNNLTEHALKKNQPLVITNLMHEKTDLLLAKDLSDTLKVEQMCLQALSMRGFPGRLSIEVPTNVNLQEENQETSTSNSKGSEVVATGIATVIQDSDLPKIVSVIQSCPQGINKVLESLLQRFPDVPKSHLRNKVREIADFVHNRWQVKKEILDKLGLTTTPEKSGKRTKGIATFFSKRCLPPTGKATNLCESSPESMKTGSSSQQQPLDSTKNV; translated from the exons ATGGCGGACGCGATGTCGATTGGCGAAACGACGTCGTTGCAGTCGAAGAAGTCGCTAAAGCGGAAGAGAGAGAAGTTGAAATTGGAAGAGGAATTAACCCTAGAGGAGAGAGAATCGAGGTTAAAAACCCTACATGAGGAAAAATGTAGGTTAATTAAGTACTTTAATGAAGTTTTAAGTAATGATTTTGGTGAAAATTGTGGAATTTCGAAGTTTTTGAGTAGTAATTTGAATTTGAGTTTGAATGCGGTAATTGCGGTGATGTTGGAGGAGAAGAGATGTTCGTATTCGAAATTAGCTGCAGAGATTTACGAGAAGTTGAAGGAGAGAGATGATAGTGTTTCGGTTTCGGTTTCGATTGCGAATGTTAGAGCTAGTTTGTTGTTTGTTGGGCAGAGGATTGCGTATGGTGTTCATAATGCAGATGTTGATGTTTTAGAGGATGAATCTGAGTCATGCCTTTGGTGTTGGGAG ACCAGGGACATGAAATTATTACCAAAGTATCTACGCGAGACACTGAAAATCCGCCGTGTTTGTCGTAAAAAGATCAATGAAAGGATTATTGCAATTCAGG ATGTAATATCTTCATTGCAAACATCCAAGGATCACCTGTTCTCCAATCATACTATGTCCAAAGCTGTAGATAAGCTCAACAAAGTTCTATCAGAAGCAGATATTAGATTGCTGATGGAAAGCTTGGCTCAGAAAAATGATTCTGAAAT GGCTGAAAAAGATGCAAAGAAGAAAGGAACAAATCTGATTAAGGAATTGGAGAAAAACAAACGTGAAGCggagaaagagaaaaagaggaTGGACCGTGAGCTCCAGAAGGAAAAACTGCAGAGT GAAAAGGAGAAAAAACGACTGCAGGAAGAGGCTGAGAGAGATGAGAAGCGCCGCGAAAAGGAAGTGTCTGAAAGGAGGAAACAACTTAAGCGGAAGCAGGAAGAAGCTGATAAGGAACAGCGTCGAAAAGAGAAGGAAGAAGCTGAACTGAAGAAGCAACTTTCTGTTAAGAAACAAGCTTCAATAATGGAACGCTTTCTTCAAAAGAGCAGAATTGCTTTAGCActtcataaagatcaggctgtaggCATTGTAACTTCCGATGCTGATGTTGATAGGAGGGAACCCACATTTGAATCAGTCTCTCAGCTAATGGATTCTGCTCTTCAGCATGTAAATGACATTGATGTTGACGAAATTCGCAA ATCCCATATGaattcctggcatctcctgggcCATTCTATACGCTCAAACAACCAGCATTGGGGAATGCGCCAAAAACCTAAAACTCAGCTATTTAAGGAGCTAAAACTAACTACAAATGGTGGACCTGCTCGTGATGATGACTTGTGCATAGACAGCATTGTAGATGAATGGGTAGAAACAAATCCTGATGGCAAATCGTGCCATAACAATACAAGTATTTCTTCACATATTACAAACAAGTGCTTTCGAAGAAAACAACTACTGCAGTTTGATAAGAGCAATAGGCCAGCATTTTATGGCATTTGGCCGAAAAAAAG CTGCGTTATCGGATCTCGTCACCCTTTCACAAAAGATCCTGATCTTGACTACGAAATTGACAGCGATGAAGAATGGGAGGAG GAGGAACCTGGTGAAAGCCTTTCGGACTCTgaaaaagaagaggaagaaaatcTGGATGAAGTTTCGTGCAatggtgatgatgaggaagagagtGAGGATGGCTTTTTTGTACCTGATGGTTATCTCTCGGAGAATGAG GGAGTAGAAATTGATAAAAGCCAAAGTGAAGCTGGGGATGCCATTACATATAGCTCACCTAGTCGTAAGCCAGAAGCTGAAAGTGAAGAATGGTCTGCTTGGACTCGGCAACGGAAGTATTTGAACAATTTGACCGAGCATGCGCTTAAGAAAAACCAGCCTCTGGTCATCACAAATCTGATGCATGAGAAAACAGACTTGTTATTAGCCAAGGATCTCTCTGATACTCTTAAGGTTGAGCAAATGTGTTTGCAAGCTCTTAGTATGCGTGGTTTTCCGGGTAGATTATCTATAGAAGTACCGACTAATGTCAATTTGCAAGAAGAGAATCAAGAAACTTCCACTTCCAATAGCAAGGGAAGTGAAGTAGTAGCAACAGGGATTGCCACAGTAATACAAGATTCTGACCTTCCTAAAATT GTATCTGTTATTCAATCCTGCCCACAGGGTATAAACAAAGTGTTAGAATCCTTGTTGCAGAGGTTTCCTGACGTCCCTAAATCTCACCTACGAAATAAAGTTCGAGAGATAGCAGATTTTGTCCATAACCGTTGGCAG GTAAAAAAAGAGATCTTGGACAAGCTAGGATTGACTACTACACCAG AGAAAAGCGGGAAGAGAACAAAAGGCATTGCTACATTCTTCTCGAAAAGATGCTTACCACCTACCGGCAAAGCCACCAACCTCTGTGAATCGTCTCCCGAGTCTATGAAGACTGGTTCATCTTCGCAGCAACAGCCGCTGGATTCCACGAAAAATGTGTAA
- the LOC141646654 gene encoding chromatin assembly factor 1 subunit FAS1-like isoform X2, whose product MKLLPKYLRETLKIRRVCRKKINERIIAIQDVISSLQTSKDHLFSNHTMSKAVDKLNKVLSEADIRLLMESLAQKNDSEMAEKDAKKKGTNLIKELEKNKREAEKEKKRMDRELQKEKLQSEKEKKRLQEEAERDEKRREKEVSERRKQLKRKQEEADKEQRRKEKEEAELKKQLSVKKQASIMERFLQKSRIALALHKDQAVGIVTSDADVDRREPTFESVSQLMDSALQHVNDIDVDEIRKSHMNSWHLLGHSIRSNNQHWGMRQKPKTQLFKELKLTTNGGPARDDDLCIDSIVDEWVETNPDGKSCHNNTSISSHITNKCFRRKQLLQFDKSNRPAFYGIWPKKSCVIGSRHPFTKDPDLDYEIDSDEEWEEEEPGESLSDSEKEEEENLDEVSCNGDDEEESEDGFFVPDGYLSENEGVEIDKSQSEAGDAITYSSPSRKPEAESEEWSAWTRQRKYLNNLTEHALKKNQPLVITNLMHEKTDLLLAKDLSDTLKVEQMCLQALSMRGFPGRLSIEVPTNVNLQEENQETSTSNSKGSEVVATGIATVIQDSDLPKIVSVIQSCPQGINKVLESLLQRFPDVPKSHLRNKVREIADFVHNRWQVKKEILDKLGLTTTPEKSGKRTKGIATFFSKRCLPPTGKATNLCESSPESMKTGSSSQQQPLDSTKNV is encoded by the exons ATGAAATTATTACCAAAGTATCTACGCGAGACACTGAAAATCCGCCGTGTTTGTCGTAAAAAGATCAATGAAAGGATTATTGCAATTCAGG ATGTAATATCTTCATTGCAAACATCCAAGGATCACCTGTTCTCCAATCATACTATGTCCAAAGCTGTAGATAAGCTCAACAAAGTTCTATCAGAAGCAGATATTAGATTGCTGATGGAAAGCTTGGCTCAGAAAAATGATTCTGAAAT GGCTGAAAAAGATGCAAAGAAGAAAGGAACAAATCTGATTAAGGAATTGGAGAAAAACAAACGTGAAGCggagaaagagaaaaagaggaTGGACCGTGAGCTCCAGAAGGAAAAACTGCAGAGT GAAAAGGAGAAAAAACGACTGCAGGAAGAGGCTGAGAGAGATGAGAAGCGCCGCGAAAAGGAAGTGTCTGAAAGGAGGAAACAACTTAAGCGGAAGCAGGAAGAAGCTGATAAGGAACAGCGTCGAAAAGAGAAGGAAGAAGCTGAACTGAAGAAGCAACTTTCTGTTAAGAAACAAGCTTCAATAATGGAACGCTTTCTTCAAAAGAGCAGAATTGCTTTAGCActtcataaagatcaggctgtaggCATTGTAACTTCCGATGCTGATGTTGATAGGAGGGAACCCACATTTGAATCAGTCTCTCAGCTAATGGATTCTGCTCTTCAGCATGTAAATGACATTGATGTTGACGAAATTCGCAA ATCCCATATGaattcctggcatctcctgggcCATTCTATACGCTCAAACAACCAGCATTGGGGAATGCGCCAAAAACCTAAAACTCAGCTATTTAAGGAGCTAAAACTAACTACAAATGGTGGACCTGCTCGTGATGATGACTTGTGCATAGACAGCATTGTAGATGAATGGGTAGAAACAAATCCTGATGGCAAATCGTGCCATAACAATACAAGTATTTCTTCACATATTACAAACAAGTGCTTTCGAAGAAAACAACTACTGCAGTTTGATAAGAGCAATAGGCCAGCATTTTATGGCATTTGGCCGAAAAAAAG CTGCGTTATCGGATCTCGTCACCCTTTCACAAAAGATCCTGATCTTGACTACGAAATTGACAGCGATGAAGAATGGGAGGAG GAGGAACCTGGTGAAAGCCTTTCGGACTCTgaaaaagaagaggaagaaaatcTGGATGAAGTTTCGTGCAatggtgatgatgaggaagagagtGAGGATGGCTTTTTTGTACCTGATGGTTATCTCTCGGAGAATGAG GGAGTAGAAATTGATAAAAGCCAAAGTGAAGCTGGGGATGCCATTACATATAGCTCACCTAGTCGTAAGCCAGAAGCTGAAAGTGAAGAATGGTCTGCTTGGACTCGGCAACGGAAGTATTTGAACAATTTGACCGAGCATGCGCTTAAGAAAAACCAGCCTCTGGTCATCACAAATCTGATGCATGAGAAAACAGACTTGTTATTAGCCAAGGATCTCTCTGATACTCTTAAGGTTGAGCAAATGTGTTTGCAAGCTCTTAGTATGCGTGGTTTTCCGGGTAGATTATCTATAGAAGTACCGACTAATGTCAATTTGCAAGAAGAGAATCAAGAAACTTCCACTTCCAATAGCAAGGGAAGTGAAGTAGTAGCAACAGGGATTGCCACAGTAATACAAGATTCTGACCTTCCTAAAATT GTATCTGTTATTCAATCCTGCCCACAGGGTATAAACAAAGTGTTAGAATCCTTGTTGCAGAGGTTTCCTGACGTCCCTAAATCTCACCTACGAAATAAAGTTCGAGAGATAGCAGATTTTGTCCATAACCGTTGGCAG GTAAAAAAAGAGATCTTGGACAAGCTAGGATTGACTACTACACCAG AGAAAAGCGGGAAGAGAACAAAAGGCATTGCTACATTCTTCTCGAAAAGATGCTTACCACCTACCGGCAAAGCCACCAACCTCTGTGAATCGTCTCCCGAGTCTATGAAGACTGGTTCATCTTCGCAGCAACAGCCGCTGGATTCCACGAAAAATGTGTAA